The Thiorhodovibrio litoralis genome includes a window with the following:
- a CDS encoding peptidyl-prolyl cis-trans isomerase, whose product MHFVLIGAALFAASELWSPAERERPFVQREPIVISAQQIGVIEEDFVRRWGRAATPEQLSALIAQTIEEEMLYREARVLALDFQDRSVQRRLIQKMRVVSDHPGRPPDELVREARALGLDDDIVIRRLLVEKMRILLAQSPSAPALTDADLLDYLDRHRERFLQPAELTFSHLFFGERVQGAQLDNQGADLEDAVRATLARARTLPPADALALSDPFLFGLRFRAYSRPRITARFGMEFAEQVFGLEPGVWSDPIASPYGLHLVLVEEKRAPRLPELAQVRQRLIEAVGAERATQRLAQGLARLRERYEIRVEGRDDLSSSRVELAAQP is encoded by the coding sequence ATGCACTTCGTGCTGATCGGCGCGGCCCTCTTCGCCGCAAGCGAGCTGTGGTCGCCGGCGGAGCGCGAACGGCCATTCGTGCAGCGCGAACCGATCGTCATTTCGGCGCAGCAGATCGGCGTAATCGAGGAGGACTTCGTCCGGCGCTGGGGGCGCGCCGCCACCCCGGAGCAGCTCTCCGCCCTGATCGCGCAAACCATCGAGGAGGAGATGCTTTATCGGGAAGCCCGCGTGCTGGCGCTCGATTTCCAGGACCGCAGCGTGCAGCGCCGACTGATTCAGAAGATGCGCGTGGTCAGCGATCACCCCGGACGCCCGCCCGACGAGCTGGTGCGCGAGGCGCGTGCACTTGGACTCGACGACGATATCGTCATCCGCCGCCTTCTGGTCGAAAAGATGCGCATCCTCTTGGCCCAATCTCCTTCGGCGCCGGCGTTGACAGACGCGGATCTGCTTGACTATCTCGATCGTCATCGCGAGCGTTTCCTACAGCCGGCCGAACTGACGTTCTCGCATCTTTTCTTCGGCGAGCGCGTGCAAGGTGCGCAGCTTGATAACCAGGGAGCGGACCTTGAGGACGCCGTGCGGGCGACCCTCGCGCGAGCGCGCACGCTGCCCCCGGCCGACGCCCTTGCCTTGTCGGACCCATTCCTCTTCGGGCTGAGGTTTCGAGCCTATTCCCGTCCCCGCATCACGGCACGCTTCGGCATGGAGTTCGCCGAGCAGGTCTTTGGCCTCGAGCCCGGCGTCTGGTCGGACCCGATCGCATCGCCCTATGGGCTGCATCTGGTCTTGGTCGAGGAGAAGCGCGCGCCGCGCCTGCCGGAGCTGGCCCAGGTCAGACAACGGCTCATCGAGGCCGTCGGCGCGGAGCGCGCGACGCAACGCTTGGCGCAGGGTCTGGCGCGTCTGCGCGAGCGCTACGAGATTCGTGTCGAGGGGCGAGACGATCTCTCTTCGTCTCGCGTCGAACTGGCCGCGCAGCCGTGA
- a CDS encoding TRIC cation channel family protein, with amino-acid sequence MTTIRSLQEHWKLALGILCLGLLSLGPAQAALNGGWSTMLPYQFERITADGIGVVNGIDIEVMQAAARRAGIRTAFEEVSRVSNVQAVRAGQLDFSLAAQPQASARDWAWFTLPYRKASVAIVMRRGELQQWKGADPTESLRRLLAALPAVGGGVMRDLISGRSPIGILQSPTLLLLVLGTVLAALFIYAIHDIWGNSYAAEPAQGENDPFRWASTRGLLEVSDAIGLAAFTVTGVIVAAVQRCEPLWLWGPLLAAMTAAGGGVLRDVLRSQADIPTLKGTIYPEIALFWGLIYSLMIYFIGPDLLLSTVLMMTITVIIAGFLSRIVVVHFAWHSLFISFPERRAHRILPKR; translated from the coding sequence ATGACGACAATTCGGTCCTTACAGGAACATTGGAAACTTGCTCTCGGCATTCTCTGTCTCGGCCTGCTTTCGCTTGGACCTGCCCAGGCCGCGCTGAACGGCGGTTGGTCGACGATGCTGCCCTACCAATTCGAACGCATCACTGCGGATGGCATCGGGGTCGTCAACGGTATCGATATTGAGGTGATGCAAGCAGCAGCGCGGCGAGCTGGAATCCGCACGGCATTCGAGGAGGTGTCGCGTGTTAGCAACGTACAGGCGGTCCGCGCGGGGCAACTCGACTTCTCTCTCGCCGCGCAACCACAAGCCTCGGCGCGCGATTGGGCGTGGTTCACGCTGCCATACCGCAAGGCGTCCGTTGCGATCGTGATGCGGCGGGGAGAATTGCAGCAATGGAAAGGCGCAGACCCCACGGAAAGCCTGCGACGCTTGTTGGCAGCATTGCCAGCGGTGGGGGGTGGTGTCATGCGCGATCTGATCAGCGGACGATCGCCAATCGGCATCCTCCAGTCTCCGACGCTGCTGCTGTTGGTGCTCGGAACCGTCCTTGCCGCCCTATTCATCTATGCCATTCATGACATCTGGGGTAACAGCTATGCAGCAGAGCCCGCGCAAGGTGAAAACGATCCATTTCGCTGGGCCTCGACACGCGGGCTCCTCGAGGTCTCCGATGCAATCGGGCTGGCGGCATTCACCGTAACTGGCGTGATTGTCGCAGCGGTACAGCGCTGTGAACCACTGTGGCTATGGGGCCCCTTGTTGGCCGCAATGACAGCCGCTGGTGGTGGCGTCCTTCGTGACGTCCTTCGATCGCAGGCGGACATCCCAACCCTCAAGGGCACCATCTATCCGGAGATCGCCTTGTTCTGGGGGCTGATCTATTCCTTGATGATCTATTTCATTGGACCAGACCTGCTCTTGAGTACGGTGCTGATGATGACAATCACGGTGATTATCGCGGGCTTTCTGTCACGGATTGTGGTTGTGCATTTCGCTTGGCACAGCCTTTTTATCAGCTTCCCGGAAAGGCGAGCACACCGAATCCTGCCGAAGCGATGA
- a CDS encoding BON domain-containing protein, whose product MKKKNAYALMPLSGSLVVAACLSASLGLAGCDKEGGAEEAGRKMDEAAERMGNQLDATKESMGEKADETGNYLSDAAITAKIKAEILGDSALKVLQIDVTTTDGVVTLSGTVDSQSSLDRASELARNNQGVTSVENNLVVE is encoded by the coding sequence ATGAAAAAGAAAAACGCCTATGCGCTCATGCCTCTGTCAGGAAGCCTTGTTGTGGCCGCCTGCCTGTCGGCCAGTCTCGGACTCGCTGGCTGTGACAAGGAGGGCGGCGCCGAGGAGGCCGGCCGCAAGATGGATGAGGCCGCTGAGCGCATGGGCAATCAGCTCGATGCGACCAAGGAGTCCATGGGCGAGAAGGCCGATGAAACTGGAAATTACCTGTCAGACGCGGCGATCACCGCCAAGATCAAGGCTGAAATCCTGGGCGATTCAGCGCTGAAGGTCTTGCAGATTGACGTGACCACTACCGACGGCGTGGTGACGCTGAGCGGGACCGTCGATTCACAGAGCAGTCTCGATAGAGCGTCAGAACTGGCACGCAATAACCAGGGTGTGACATCGGTGGAGAATAACCTGGTTGTCGAATAG
- a CDS encoding entericidin A/B family lipoprotein, whose amino-acid sequence MNRLVALILLITIGGLSGCSTIEGAGKDIQSGGRAVSDTARDVKNDM is encoded by the coding sequence ATGAACAGACTCGTCGCACTGATTCTACTGATCACGATCGGCGGATTGTCCGGCTGCAGCACCATCGAGGGCGCCGGCAAGGATATTCAAAGCGGCGGTCGCGCCGTGAGCGATACAGCCAGGGACGTCAAGAATGACATGTGA
- a CDS encoding DUF3604 domain-containing protein: MLSTEIAVVWTLLIALSPSAPVQAVSPDLLLPFERTEVREPCANYEPTKQPFFGETHLHTAYSFDSVALDTRNTPADAYRYAKGGRVGLPPWADTRTDEQAALPPPPDMRSYVTEHPYCMPGEHCQFMATRTIQFPEGRALDFAAVTDHSEQFGESNICTFEATETCSDDQDCNPGVTGQGCASDNMCRPKGYNSPLCVIARDELSRLRQGTAASVFAALENVSQNPTRPAFCGPDGALCARQAKLVWDKIRGDAEAAYDRTSSCTFTSFIAYEYTAMAATGRCVDANALPCWDQAQDNSIPDVPDAGWSPSADCPSGSPCINNFTGNSGFDNLHRNIIFRNDDVIDQPISNLESPLGCGFGADCTSTPGWAVASPAVMLQRLNDDCIANPAKPRCDVLTIPHNSNMSRGSMFILPENTPDGQAEAYLRNQLEPLVELVQIKGQSECRYNANTGMAWTNPPDELCDFENQGWARLAGAADGYLTDENQTTESIPPRSYVRNTLASGIAYAAKQGVNPFQLGFVGGLDNHNGTPGQSEEQQYAKSGAHGIQSFATSSAALSERFYLGLETNAGGLTVAWAEENSRDAIFTALKNRETYATSGTRPIVRVFGGFGLPSDICEAGDFAARGYAGGVPMGGTLQREPRPPGRVPQAPSFAVSAIMDPGWSGHPGTPLQRAQIIKGWVDSIGQTHERVYDVAGTTDAEDKVDLQTCKPIGAGMNNLCTLWTDPDFDPDQHAFYYVRVLENPSCRWNHYYCNARGVDCSKPMGVCRGQATEGLEQGCDSDAECGEGVCTLPDSYEEFEYSQCCSGIVPQTVQQRAWTSPIWYTP; encoded by the coding sequence TTGCTGTCGACCGAGATCGCTGTTGTTTGGACATTGTTGATCGCACTGTCGCCAAGCGCGCCGGTGCAGGCCGTCTCTCCGGACCTCCTTCTCCCCTTCGAGAGAACCGAGGTTCGCGAGCCGTGCGCGAACTACGAGCCGACGAAGCAGCCGTTCTTCGGGGAAACCCATTTGCATACGGCCTACTCGTTTGACTCCGTTGCGCTCGATACGCGCAATACCCCGGCCGATGCCTACAGGTACGCGAAGGGTGGTCGCGTGGGCTTGCCGCCTTGGGCCGATACACGCACGGACGAGCAGGCCGCGCTCCCGCCACCACCCGACATGCGGTCGTACGTCACCGAGCATCCCTACTGCATGCCGGGCGAGCACTGTCAGTTCATGGCCACGCGGACCATCCAGTTCCCCGAGGGACGAGCGCTCGACTTCGCCGCGGTGACCGACCACTCAGAGCAGTTCGGCGAGAGCAACATCTGTACCTTCGAGGCGACCGAAACTTGCTCCGACGATCAGGACTGCAATCCGGGCGTCACCGGGCAAGGCTGCGCCTCGGACAACATGTGTCGACCCAAGGGCTACAATAGCCCCCTCTGTGTCATCGCCCGCGACGAACTCTCGCGCTTGCGCCAAGGCACTGCGGCCAGCGTCTTCGCGGCACTCGAAAACGTCAGCCAGAACCCGACCCGTCCAGCTTTCTGCGGCCCGGACGGGGCGCTCTGCGCGCGCCAGGCCAAGCTGGTCTGGGACAAGATTCGCGGCGACGCGGAGGCCGCCTACGACCGCACGTCCTCCTGCACCTTCACGTCCTTCATCGCCTACGAGTACACGGCGATGGCGGCGACCGGCCGATGCGTCGACGCCAATGCACTGCCTTGCTGGGATCAGGCGCAGGACAACAGCATTCCCGACGTGCCAGACGCCGGGTGGTCACCCTCCGCGGATTGCCCGAGCGGCAGCCCCTGCATTAACAATTTCACCGGCAACTCGGGCTTTGACAATCTTCACCGCAACATCATCTTTCGCAACGATGATGTGATCGACCAGCCGATCAGCAACCTTGAGAGTCCGCTCGGATGCGGCTTCGGTGCCGATTGCACCTCGACCCCAGGCTGGGCGGTGGCCTCTCCGGCGGTGATGCTCCAACGCCTGAATGACGACTGCATCGCGAATCCTGCGAAGCCCCGCTGCGACGTTCTCACCATCCCGCACAACTCCAACATGAGCCGCGGCAGCATGTTCATCCTGCCGGAGAATACGCCAGACGGGCAGGCAGAGGCGTATTTGCGCAACCAATTGGAACCGCTGGTTGAGCTGGTGCAGATCAAGGGCCAGTCGGAATGCCGCTATAACGCGAACACCGGGATGGCCTGGACGAATCCGCCAGACGAGCTGTGCGACTTCGAGAACCAAGGCTGGGCGCGACTCGCCGGGGCGGCGGACGGCTATCTCACCGACGAGAACCAGACCACCGAGAGCATTCCGCCACGCAGCTACGTTCGCAACACGCTCGCCAGCGGCATCGCCTACGCGGCCAAGCAAGGGGTGAATCCCTTCCAGCTCGGATTCGTCGGCGGACTCGACAACCACAACGGCACGCCAGGACAGTCCGAAGAGCAGCAGTATGCGAAGAGCGGAGCGCACGGCATCCAGAGCTTCGCCACCTCATCGGCGGCCCTGAGCGAGCGCTTTTATCTCGGCCTCGAGACCAACGCGGGCGGTTTGACCGTCGCCTGGGCCGAGGAGAACTCGCGCGATGCGATCTTCACCGCGCTCAAGAACCGCGAAACCTACGCCACCAGCGGGACCCGTCCGATCGTGCGGGTTTTCGGAGGTTTCGGGCTCCCGTCCGATATCTGTGAGGCGGGCGACTTCGCCGCGCGCGGTTATGCGGGTGGCGTGCCGATGGGTGGCACACTCCAGCGTGAGCCGCGCCCTCCCGGCCGGGTCCCGCAGGCTCCAAGCTTCGCTGTCAGCGCAATCATGGACCCCGGCTGGTCCGGCCACCCCGGCACACCTTTGCAGCGGGCACAGATCATCAAGGGCTGGGTCGACTCCATCGGGCAAACGCACGAAAGGGTTTATGACGTTGCGGGAACAACCGACGCCGAGGACAAGGTCGATTTACAAACCTGCAAACCGATCGGCGCTGGCATGAACAATCTTTGCACTTTATGGACTGATCCGGATTTTGATCCCGACCAGCACGCCTTCTACTATGTGCGCGTCCTCGAGAACCCGAGCTGTCGGTGGAACCACTACTACTGCAATGCGCGCGGCGTCGACTGCAGCAAGCCCATGGGCGTCTGTCGCGGCCAAGCCACCGAGGGGCTGGAGCAGGGCTGCGACAGCGACGCCGAGTGCGGTGAAGGCGTCTGCACTCTGCCGGACAGCTATGAGGAGTTCGAGTACAGCCAATGTTGCAGCGGCATTGTGCCGCAGACTGTGCAGCAGCGCGCCTGGACCTCGCCGATCTGGTACACCCCGTGA
- a CDS encoding PA4780 family RIO1-like protein kinase: MKAPKRLESLIQDGLVDEVLYALKSGKEAAVYVVRSEGAVRCAKVYKEVSQRGFHKQSQYREGRQVRNSRKGRAMAKGSRYGRQEQEDVWQNTEVDALYRLAAAGVRVPQPYHFVDGVLLMQLITDDEGDAAPRLDEVDLSVEQARAYHASLISDVVKMLCIGLVHGDLSEFNVLVDPQGPVIIDLPQAVDAAANNHAPWMLARDVNNLAAYFGQFEPELLTTSYAQEIWHLYEHGHLTPDVTLTGHFKAQHQTVDLDAILSEIHEAEVEATRRRLAIEGVVAPNHSGDIDL, encoded by the coding sequence ATGAAAGCCCCTAAACGTCTCGAGTCCTTGATCCAGGACGGCCTGGTCGACGAAGTCCTCTATGCACTCAAGAGCGGCAAGGAGGCGGCGGTCTATGTGGTGCGCTCCGAAGGGGCCGTTCGCTGCGCCAAGGTCTATAAAGAGGTGAGTCAACGCGGCTTTCACAAGCAGTCGCAGTATCGCGAAGGGCGTCAGGTGCGCAATAGCCGCAAAGGGCGGGCGATGGCGAAGGGCTCACGGTATGGGCGCCAGGAGCAAGAAGATGTGTGGCAAAACACTGAAGTCGACGCACTCTATCGTCTAGCCGCAGCCGGGGTGCGTGTGCCGCAGCCTTACCACTTTGTCGACGGCGTTTTGCTGATGCAGCTGATCACCGATGACGAGGGCGACGCCGCACCGCGTCTGGATGAGGTGGATCTGAGCGTCGAGCAGGCACGTGCCTATCACGCATCACTGATCAGTGATGTGGTGAAGATGCTGTGCATCGGACTGGTGCATGGCGACCTGTCTGAGTTCAATGTCCTGGTTGATCCGCAAGGTCCGGTGATCATCGACCTCCCGCAGGCGGTGGATGCGGCGGCGAACAACCATGCCCCTTGGATGCTGGCGCGCGATGTCAATAATCTGGCCGCCTATTTCGGGCAGTTTGAGCCTGAGTTGCTGACGACCAGCTACGCCCAGGAAATTTGGCATCTGTATGAACACGGCCATCTGACACCGGACGTGACGCTCACGGGCCATTTCAAAGCCCAGCATCAGACGGTCGATCTCGACGCGATTCTGAGCGAAATCCACGAGGCCGAGGTGGAGGCGACACGGCGCAGGCTGGCTATCGAAGGGGTCGTGGCGCCAAATCATAGCGGCGATATCGACCTGTAG
- a CDS encoding YgaP family membrane protein: MSKEAKNYSQPTGALIMNFDFTNDNIGNIDRLVRAIVGVLLLVIAFLGNLWVAVAVLIGAVLLGTAYFRFCPAYTIFNFSSNKDASLEGTLDTAPPTD, translated from the coding sequence TTGAGCAAGGAGGCCAAGAACTATTCTCAGCCAACTGGAGCATTGATCATGAATTTTGATTTCACCAACGACAACATCGGCAACATTGATCGTCTAGTCCGTGCAATTGTCGGTGTCCTTTTGCTCGTCATTGCCTTTCTCGGCAATCTCTGGGTGGCCGTGGCCGTACTGATTGGGGCAGTGCTGCTTGGCACCGCCTATTTTCGATTTTGCCCGGCATACACCATCTTCAATTTCAGCTCCAATAAGGACGCATCCCTTGAGGGCACGTTGGATACCGCGCCGCCAACCGACTAA
- a CDS encoding DNA-primase RepB domain-containing protein, whose amino-acid sequence MSRLSAERPHQAMTAARHTAVMLEAWHDAGIVRADLAVRTAKATMLWFHDRSLDQLPLGLARARNVQQADIYIRPARGYPWPMVFLDDVARPMAQRIARHYAALVVQTSTLGGCHLWLRLTRALDEAQRCDVQRWLIPRVGADPGSVSGEHLGRLAGMKNAKRGGEWVNVLRRPSPQERVWDPTPALPTMAPAPPPVVNCAPRARLSTGDPSESAREWGWVCGALEAGLAPTTVYQRLLERASPRRGADAERYARYTLARAIRQSARGN is encoded by the coding sequence ATGAGCCGCTTGAGCGCTGAGCGCCCGCACCAGGCCATGACAGCGGCAAGACACACCGCCGTGATGCTTGAGGCATGGCACGACGCTGGCATCGTGCGTGCCGATTTGGCGGTGCGCACCGCCAAGGCGACGATGCTGTGGTTCCATGATCGCTCTTTGGATCAGCTTCCGTTGGGGCTGGCCAGAGCGCGCAATGTCCAACAGGCCGATATTTATATCCGTCCAGCCCGCGGCTATCCCTGGCCAATGGTGTTTCTCGATGATGTCGCACGGCCGATGGCGCAGCGCATCGCTCGGCACTATGCGGCCCTGGTGGTGCAGACTTCGACGCTCGGGGGCTGCCACCTGTGGCTACGGCTGACCCGCGCGCTCGATGAGGCGCAGCGCTGTGATGTGCAGCGTTGGCTGATCCCGCGCGTTGGCGCCGATCCGGGCTCGGTCTCCGGTGAGCACCTCGGTCGGCTCGCCGGGATGAAGAATGCCAAGCGTGGCGGGGAGTGGGTCAATGTCCTTCGGCGACCAAGCCCGCAGGAGCGCGTCTGGGATCCAACTCCGGCCTTGCCAACGATGGCTCCGGCTCCGCCGCCAGTCGTCAACTGCGCTCCACGGGCGCGCTTATCCACCGGGGATCCGTCCGAATCCGCCCGCGAATGGGGCTGGGTCTGCGGCGCTCTTGAGGCGGGCCTTGCACCGACCACGGTCTACCAGCGCTTGCTCGAGCGCGCGTCCCCGCGTCGCGGAGCCGATGCCGAGCGCTATGCCCGCTACACCCTCGCTCGCGCCATTCGCCAGAGCGCTAGAGGCAACTGA
- a CDS encoding DUF1523 family protein — translation MKKKFTISFAVVLVIVIAVLWLFWGADTWNVQISGVTGDGRNIQYRIETVRTGTADTQIFRNEDAGFMPPYFKFDSADLQALASRITQECPQEPVTMHGYGMRIAFLDMFPNVISIDAPARCIDAPSKEGPAVIQGE, via the coding sequence ATGAAAAAGAAATTCACGATCAGCTTCGCCGTGGTCCTCGTCATCGTGATCGCCGTTCTCTGGCTCTTCTGGGGTGCAGATACCTGGAACGTTCAGATCTCGGGCGTGACCGGCGATGGTCGCAATATCCAGTATCGTATCGAGACCGTCCGTACAGGCACCGCTGACACGCAGATTTTTCGCAATGAGGACGCCGGGTTCATGCCTCCGTACTTTAAGTTCGATTCCGCGGATCTCCAGGCGCTCGCGAGCCGTATCACACAAGAGTGCCCGCAGGAACCCGTGACGATGCATGGCTATGGTATGCGCATCGCGTTTTTGGATATGTTCCCGAATGTCATCTCGATCGACGCACCAGCGCGTTGTATTGATGCGCCATCCAAAGAGGGGCCGGCGGTGATTCAAGGTGAGTGA
- a CDS encoding HupE/UreJ family protein gives MAARSPFPALLFSMVLFCMGAASTVVAHPLDPALLEIRESPAGTLEVLWQLPVSQTAGDAPRVMLPQGCSPLSAPVASRAGAGAGAGSRIALRWRAQCENGGLVGSDIGVDGLRERRTDALLRVHLADGRLVQAVLRAATPTFTVPESAARLAVLRDYLLLGFEHILSGPDHLLFVFGLVLLVHGYRRLFWTITAFTAGHSVTLALAVLGVVKVPAYPVEALIALTILVVAVELTRAGGGRETWIQRFPWAMAFTFGLLHGLGFAGALTEIGLPANAIPLALAGFNIGIELGQLLCVALILAAAAALRRLPVPLPTAIRSLPSYVIGSLAVFWVLERTTAMF, from the coding sequence TTGGCCGCTCGAAGCCCTTTTCCGGCGCTGCTGTTTTCGATGGTGCTCTTTTGTATGGGGGCGGCATCGACCGTCGTCGCCCATCCGCTCGACCCGGCGCTGCTGGAGATCCGAGAATCGCCAGCGGGCACGCTGGAGGTTCTCTGGCAATTGCCCGTGTCGCAGACCGCCGGCGATGCGCCGCGGGTCATGCTGCCCCAAGGGTGCAGCCCGCTGTCCGCGCCGGTTGCAAGCCGCGCGGGTGCGGGTGCGGGTGCGGGTTCACGCATCGCACTGCGCTGGCGCGCGCAGTGCGAAAACGGCGGTCTGGTCGGCTCGGACATTGGCGTCGACGGTCTGCGTGAACGCCGCACTGATGCCTTACTTCGGGTTCATCTAGCGGACGGACGCTTAGTCCAGGCGGTGCTGCGCGCTGCGACACCGACCTTCACCGTTCCCGAAAGTGCCGCTCGGCTTGCCGTCCTGCGCGACTATCTCCTGCTCGGCTTCGAGCACATCCTGAGTGGTCCCGACCACCTGCTGTTCGTGTTTGGTCTCGTGCTGCTGGTGCACGGATATCGGCGATTGTTTTGGACCATTACCGCTTTCACCGCGGGACACAGCGTGACGCTCGCGCTCGCTGTTCTTGGTGTCGTCAAGGTGCCGGCATATCCTGTCGAGGCCTTGATCGCCCTGACCATCCTCGTTGTCGCCGTGGAGTTGACCCGTGCCGGGGGCGGGCGCGAGACCTGGATCCAGCGGTTTCCGTGGGCGATGGCGTTCACCTTCGGTCTGCTCCATGGCCTGGGTTTTGCCGGTGCGCTGACCGAGATCGGTCTGCCGGCTAACGCGATCCCGCTCGCATTGGCCGGCTTCAACATCGGCATCGAGCTTGGGCAGCTCCTCTGCGTCGCGCTAATCCTAGCCGCAGCAGCTGCTTTGCGAAGGCTTCCCGTGCCTTTACCAACGGCCATTCGGTCTCTCCCCAGCTATGTCATCGGGTCGTTGGCGGTGTTCTGGGTCTTGGAGCGCACCACGGCAATGTTTTGA
- a CDS encoding YgaP family membrane protein — protein sequence MMNFDYTKHNIGNIDRLVRAALGVLLIAGVFFGTHWIVGLIGAVLLATAWFQFCPAYALFDFSTEKTEVPLVK from the coding sequence ATGATGAATTTTGATTACACCAAGCACAACATCGGCAACATTGATCGCCTGGTCCGCGCAGCACTCGGCGTTCTGTTGATCGCCGGCGTCTTCTTCGGCACTCACTGGATTGTCGGACTGATCGGCGCGGTACTGCTCGCCACCGCCTGGTTCCAGTTCTGCCCGGCCTACGCGCTGTTCGATTTCAGTACCGAAAAGACTGAGGTCCCCTTGGTCAAATAG
- a CDS encoding ExeA family protein, with product MNKTLLALYGLKFNPFSPELPTAALHRSAPVEQFCWRIEQSLIREGGFALIQGDPGTGKSAVLRLLDERLRQLPDISVGALTHPSSKVADFYREMGDLFAVDLKPHNRWGGFKILRERWLAHLETTLLRPVLLIDEAQEMHPTVLNELRLLTSMQFDSRTLLSVILAGDGRLATKLRREELLPLGSRIRTRLSMEYASREALVACLEHLQHSAGNASLMSAGLMKTLAEHALGNYRVLTTMAAELLAQAARLERAQLDEQLYLEVFGSAAGNARQRPSARAGA from the coding sequence ATGAACAAGACCCTGCTGGCCCTCTATGGACTGAAGTTCAATCCGTTCTCCCCGGAGCTGCCGACGGCGGCACTGCATCGCAGCGCGCCGGTGGAGCAGTTTTGCTGGCGCATCGAGCAGAGCCTGATCCGCGAAGGCGGTTTTGCGCTCATTCAAGGTGATCCGGGTACCGGCAAGAGTGCGGTACTGCGCCTGCTCGATGAGCGTCTGCGCCAGCTGCCCGATATCAGCGTTGGGGCGCTCACGCATCCCAGCTCGAAGGTGGCGGACTTCTACCGCGAGATGGGCGATCTGTTCGCCGTTGACCTCAAGCCCCATAACCGCTGGGGTGGCTTCAAGATCCTGCGCGAGCGCTGGCTGGCGCATCTGGAGACGACGCTGTTGCGCCCGGTGTTGCTCATCGACGAGGCGCAGGAGATGCATCCGACGGTGCTCAATGAGCTGCGTCTGCTGACCTCCATGCAGTTCGATTCGCGCACGTTGTTGAGCGTGATCCTGGCCGGCGATGGCCGCCTGGCGACCAAGCTGCGCCGTGAGGAGTTGCTGCCGCTGGGCAGTCGTATCCGTACGCGCCTGAGTATGGAGTATGCCAGTCGCGAGGCGCTGGTCGCCTGCCTGGAGCATTTACAACACAGTGCCGGCAATGCGAGTCTGATGAGCGCAGGGCTGATGAAGACGCTCGCTGAGCATGCGTTGGGCAATTATCGCGTGCTCACGACCATGGCGGCAGAATTGCTGGCGCAGGCTGCTCGGCTCGAACGCGCGCAGCTCGATGAACAACTCTACCTTGAGGTGTTTGGTTCAGCGGCGGGCAACGCCCGCCAACGCCCGAGTGCCAGGGCGGGCGCCTGA